Proteins encoded in a region of the Lentimicrobiaceae bacterium genome:
- a CDS encoding acyl-CoA dehydrogenase, which produces MDFNLTKTEKLFLQMIHEFAEKEVKPLAAEIDEQERFPIETVKKMAEIGLMGIPVPKEYGGAGGTNLVYSMAVEELSRVCATTGVILSAHTSLCVAPILENGTDEQKQKYLPKLCSGEWIGAFGLTEPNAGTDASAQQTTAVEDGDDYVLNGNKIFITNAGYAHVFIVFAMTDKSQGTRGISAFIVEAGTEGFTIGREEHKLGIRGSSTCELIFDNCRIPKSNLLGRLNRGFGLAMRTLDGGRIGIAAQALGIAQGAIDETVKYTNERKQFGNPISAFQNTRFQMADLYTKVQASRLLVRSAAFKKDSGVPYSVDAAMAKLFASETAMEVANKAIQFHGGYGYTREYPVERMLRDAKITEIYEGTSEVQRMVISANLFK; this is translated from the coding sequence ATGGACTTTAATTTAACAAAAACTGAAAAGTTATTTCTGCAAATGATACACGAGTTTGCCGAAAAAGAGGTTAAGCCGTTGGCTGCCGAAATTGATGAGCAGGAACGATTTCCTATTGAGACGGTAAAAAAAATGGCAGAAATAGGTTTGATGGGCATTCCCGTGCCAAAAGAATACGGCGGTGCTGGTGGTACAAATTTAGTATACTCAATGGCTGTTGAGGAACTTTCGCGCGTTTGTGCAACAACAGGTGTAATTCTTTCGGCTCACACATCGTTGTGTGTTGCTCCAATTCTTGAGAACGGCACCGACGAACAAAAACAAAAATATTTGCCTAAGCTATGCAGTGGCGAATGGATTGGCGCTTTTGGTTTGACAGAACCGAATGCAGGCACCGACGCATCGGCACAACAAACAACGGCTGTTGAAGACGGTGATGATTACGTGCTAAACGGCAACAAGATTTTTATTACCAATGCCGGATATGCTCATGTGTTTATCGTTTTTGCAATGACCGATAAATCACAAGGAACTAGAGGCATTTCGGCATTTATAGTTGAAGCTGGTACCGAAGGGTTTACGATTGGTCGTGAGGAACACAAATTAGGTATTAGGGGCTCGTCAACTTGTGAGCTTATATTCGACAATTGCAGAATTCCGAAAAGCAATTTGCTTGGCAGATTGAACAGAGGTTTTGGTCTTGCTATGAGAACTCTTGATGGTGGACGCATTGGTATTGCTGCTCAAGCTCTTGGCATTGCTCAAGGTGCAATAGATGAGACAGTTAAATACACTAACGAGAGAAAACAGTTTGGAAATCCTATTTCCGCTTTCCAAAATACCAGGTTTCAGATGGCTGACCTTTACACAAAAGTTCAGGCTTCGAGGTTGCTTGTTCGTTCGGCTGCTTTCAAAAAGGATAGTGGAGTTCCTTATTCAGTTGACGCCGCTATGGCAAAACTTTTTGCTTCCGAAACTGCAATGGAAGTTGCTAACAAAGCTATACAATTTCACGGCGGATACGGATATACACGTGAATATCCCGTTGAAAGAATGTTGCGTGATGCAAAAATTACCGAAATTTACGAGGGAACTTCAGAAGTTCAACGTATGGTTATTTCTGCAAACCTTTTTAAATAA
- the amrS gene encoding AmmeMemoRadiSam system radical SAM enzyme yields MNRKAAVAGQFYAGTKEQLTKDLQTLFASAKNRQQDARAVISPHAGYVFSGEVAASAINQINPNQQYKNVFIIASSHTTYFKGASVYNIGNYETSIGEVKVNTEICNELIKNNRIFSYVAEAHKTEHSIEVQLPFLQYHLKNDFQIVPIVMGFDGAENAKTIADVLKPYWNEENIFVVSTDFSHYPDYDDAVDIDLQTANAIVTGNPDELIKITNTKTNIKNLSTGCCAVNSVLALMYLTDGKYSYNKIQYQNSGDSPYGSNDRVVGYWAISVTENNESGFSLSDEDKIELLRIARASAEARIKENRRLDLSGTKFSANLNEKCGAFVTFNKNSNLRGCIGRFEPNIPLYEVVAEMAVAAATEDYRFSPISAKELDEVEIEISVLTPFKKIKSVDEIELGKHGIYIVKNGRSGTFLPQVATSTGWSLEEFLGHCARDKAGIGYTGWKDADIYTYEAIVFSEKDFAKKSKNQAMYYQKLDDGLVQCTLCPHGCVLSEGKMGRCKARQNVNGELVSLSYGNMVAVHIDPIEKKPLYHFLPGSTSFSIGTAGCNLNCKNCQNSEISQSSPTQVRYIRATPEQIVASAINNKSESIAYTYTEPTIFYEFVLETAKLAKKAGIKNIIISNGFINPEPLKELIPYLDAANIDLKAFNDSIYREITSARLEPILNNLKILRDNGIWLEITNLIIPNHTDDMKMISEMCEWLVDNGFSETPLHFSRFFPAYKMQNVPATPVKTVEQAAQIAKSKGMKYVYLGNVHNEEGNTLCPNCGKTLIKRNNYHTETNGFTGKCPKCNEEINGVW; encoded by the coding sequence ATGAATCGTAAAGCAGCCGTTGCCGGTCAATTTTATGCCGGTACCAAAGAACAATTAACCAAAGATTTGCAAACTCTTTTTGCAAGTGCAAAAAATCGACAACAAGATGCAAGAGCAGTAATATCGCCACATGCTGGCTATGTTTTTAGTGGCGAAGTCGCAGCTTCGGCTATTAATCAAATAAATCCGAACCAGCAGTATAAAAACGTTTTCATAATCGCGTCGAGCCACACAACGTACTTTAAAGGTGCGTCGGTATATAATATTGGCAATTACGAAACATCAATAGGCGAAGTGAAGGTTAATACTGAAATCTGCAATGAACTGATTAAGAACAACAGGATTTTCTCGTACGTCGCCGAAGCTCATAAAACTGAACATAGCATTGAGGTACAATTGCCGTTTTTGCAATATCATTTGAAAAACGATTTTCAAATTGTGCCTATTGTCATGGGTTTTGACGGTGCTGAAAACGCCAAAACGATTGCAGATGTACTAAAACCTTATTGGAATGAAGAAAACATTTTTGTAGTCTCTACCGATTTTTCTCATTACCCCGATTATGACGATGCCGTTGATATAGACTTGCAGACAGCAAACGCCATAGTTACCGGTAATCCAGACGAGTTAATAAAAATTACAAATACAAAAACCAATATTAAAAACCTTTCAACAGGTTGCTGTGCTGTAAATTCCGTTTTGGCATTGATGTATTTGACAGACGGAAAATATTCATACAACAAAATTCAGTACCAAAACTCCGGCGATTCGCCTTATGGCAGCAACGATAGGGTAGTTGGCTATTGGGCAATTTCAGTTACCGAAAATAACGAGTCGGGTTTTTCTTTAAGCGATGAAGATAAAATTGAACTATTACGAATAGCTAGAGCGAGTGCCGAAGCAAGGATTAAAGAAAACAGAAGATTAGATTTATCAGGCACTAAGTTTTCTGCAAACTTGAACGAAAAATGCGGTGCTTTTGTAACTTTCAATAAAAATTCAAATTTGCGAGGTTGTATTGGTAGGTTTGAACCCAATATACCGCTTTACGAAGTTGTTGCAGAAATGGCTGTCGCTGCCGCAACCGAGGACTATCGTTTTTCTCCTATTTCTGCAAAAGAATTAGATGAGGTTGAAATAGAAATCTCTGTTTTAACGCCGTTTAAAAAAATCAAATCTGTTGATGAAATTGAGCTTGGTAAACATGGTATTTATATTGTGAAAAACGGTCGTTCAGGCACGTTTTTACCGCAGGTTGCAACTTCTACAGGTTGGAGTTTGGAAGAATTTTTGGGACATTGTGCCCGCGATAAAGCCGGAATAGGCTACACAGGCTGGAAAGATGCCGATATTTACACTTACGAGGCTATAGTTTTTTCGGAAAAAGATTTTGCAAAAAAGAGTAAAAATCAGGCTATGTACTACCAAAAATTAGATGATGGATTAGTTCAATGCACTTTGTGTCCGCACGGATGTGTACTTAGTGAAGGCAAAATGGGACGTTGTAAAGCAAGGCAAAACGTCAACGGCGAATTAGTCAGCTTAAGTTACGGGAACATGGTAGCCGTACACATCGACCCAATTGAGAAAAAGCCTTTGTATCACTTCTTGCCAGGTTCTACTAGTTTCTCAATAGGAACAGCAGGTTGCAATTTGAATTGTAAAAACTGTCAGAACTCGGAAATATCGCAAAGCAGTCCTACGCAGGTAAGATATATCCGCGCTACACCTGAGCAAATCGTTGCCTCTGCAATAAATAACAAATCCGAATCAATTGCATATACTTACACCGAGCCTACGATTTTTTATGAATTTGTGTTAGAAACAGCCAAACTTGCTAAAAAAGCAGGAATAAAAAACATTATAATTTCAAACGGATTCATAAATCCCGAACCCTTAAAAGAACTTATTCCATATTTAGATGCAGCCAATATCGACCTAAAAGCTTTTAATGACTCAATCTATAGAGAAATTACAAGTGCAAGATTAGAACCCATTTTAAACAATTTGAAGATTTTACGAGATAATGGTATTTGGTTGGAAATAACAAATTTAATAATTCCAAATCACACCGACGATATGAAAATGATAAGTGAAATGTGTGAGTGGTTGGTCGATAATGGGTTTTCTGAAACGCCATTACATTTCAGTCGCTTTTTCCCAGCTTACAAAATGCAAAATGTACCGGCTACGCCTGTAAAAACAGTTGAACAAGCTGCACAAATTGCTAAATCAAAGGGAATGAAATACGTTTACCTTGGAAATGTCCACAACGAAGAAGGAAACACACTTTGTCCGAACTGCGGAAAAACTTTAATAAAAAGAAACAACTACCACACTGAAACCAATGGCTTTACAGGCAAATGCCCAAAATGTAATGAGGAAATAAATGGGGTTTGGTGA